The Sebaldella sp. S0638 genome has a segment encoding these proteins:
- a CDS encoding thiamine diphosphokinase encodes MKAVIFLNGEYSYRDDFFEEIIDKETDIFCADGGTNYCIEKGYKPKCIYGDLDSIKPETLEKVMKMGIQTEKFSPDKDYSDFELVLEEMGYDNYEKIYVVGALGKRIDFTLNNIMLMEKYEKLVILTETEKIFFRDKSFSISGKKGKTLSIVSLDSEIENITLKGFKYPLLNRYIKRESSILMSNVILEDEADVIFDKGKIVVILYV; translated from the coding sequence ATGAAAGCAGTTATATTCTTAAACGGGGAGTATAGTTACAGGGATGATTTCTTTGAAGAGATTATAGATAAAGAGACTGATATTTTTTGTGCTGACGGCGGAACGAATTATTGTATTGAAAAGGGATACAAGCCAAAGTGCATTTATGGAGATCTGGATTCTATAAAGCCTGAGACTCTGGAAAAAGTGATGAAAATGGGAATACAAACGGAAAAATTTTCTCCTGATAAGGATTATTCTGATTTTGAGCTTGTTTTGGAAGAGATGGGATATGATAACTATGAAAAAATATATGTCGTAGGAGCTTTAGGAAAAAGAATAGATTTTACCCTGAATAATATTATGCTTATGGAAAAATATGAAAAACTTGTAATTCTCACAGAAACGGAAAAGATTTTCTTTAGGGATAAAAGTTTTTCTATTTCAGGAAAAAAGGGAAAAACATTGTCTATAGTATCGCTTGACAGTGAGATAGAAAATATTACATTAAAGGGTTTTAAGTACCCTCTTTTAAACAGATATATAAAAAGAGAAAGCTCCATTTTGATGAGTAATGTGATACTTGAAGATGAGGCAGATGTTATTTTTGATAAAGGAAAAATAGTGGTTATTTTGTATGTGTGA